A single Natranaerobius thermophilus JW/NM-WN-LF DNA region contains:
- the uvrB gene encoding excinuclease ABC subunit UvrB, giving the protein MNEFKLQSDFSLEGDQPKAVDELCESLNGGNSHQTLLGVTGSGKTFTMANVIQRLQRPTLVIAHNKTLAAQLCGEFKEFFPENAVEYFVSYYDYYQPEAYIPQTDTYIEKDASINDEIDKLRHSATSALFERRDVIIVASVSCIYGLGSPEEYREQVLSLRCGMEKDRDEILKGLVDIQYSRNDVNFTRGTFRVRGDVIEVFPASYTETAVRIELFGDEIERITEIDTLTGEILGERNHVAIFPASHFVTRRSKLEKAIESIQEELHEQLEYLKRQGKAVEAKRLEQRTNYDLEMLQEMGFCQGIENYSRHLIGRPAGSRPYCLIDYFPDDYLMVVDESHMTIPQIRGMYAGDMSRKQNLVDHGFRLPSALDNRPLKFQEFEKMINQNIYVSATPGPYEKEHSERIVEQIIRPTGLVDPETEVRPVKGQIDDLYSEINKRTDRNERVLVTTLTKKMAEDLTDYLREMGIRVRYMHSEIDTLERMEIIRDLRLGKFDVLVGINLLREGLDLPEVSLVAILDADKEGYLRDERSLIQTMGRAARNVNGRVIMYGDAITDSMRRAIDETNRRREKQIEFNARHNITPQTVQKKVHDVIEATRSAEDETEAATPENIQEMSAKERKELIAKLQEEMKQAAKELEFEKAAELRDLIMELKTAQ; this is encoded by the coding sequence ATGAATGAATTTAAATTACAATCTGACTTTTCACTTGAAGGAGATCAACCCAAAGCTGTTGATGAACTGTGTGAAAGTTTAAATGGAGGTAATTCTCATCAAACACTGTTGGGAGTTACTGGTTCAGGTAAAACCTTTACAATGGCTAATGTTATTCAAAGATTACAGCGTCCCACCCTTGTTATTGCTCATAATAAAACACTGGCAGCCCAATTATGTGGTGAGTTTAAAGAATTTTTCCCCGAAAATGCAGTGGAATATTTTGTGAGTTATTACGATTACTATCAACCTGAAGCTTATATACCTCAAACAGATACTTATATTGAGAAAGATGCTTCAATTAATGATGAAATTGATAAATTACGCCATTCGGCAACAAGTGCTTTGTTTGAGAGAAGAGATGTGATAATTGTAGCTAGTGTTTCCTGTATATATGGTTTGGGGTCACCGGAAGAATACAGAGAACAGGTGTTATCTTTAAGATGTGGAATGGAAAAGGACCGCGATGAAATTCTAAAAGGATTAGTGGACATCCAATATTCAAGAAATGATGTTAACTTTACCCGCGGGACCTTTCGAGTAAGAGGCGATGTAATTGAAGTTTTCCCAGCTTCTTATACTGAAACAGCTGTTAGGATAGAACTGTTTGGTGATGAAATTGAAAGGATAACTGAAATAGATACTTTGACAGGGGAAATACTGGGAGAAAGAAATCATGTGGCTATTTTTCCTGCATCCCACTTTGTTACCCGTCGAAGCAAATTAGAAAAAGCCATTGAAAGCATTCAGGAAGAGCTTCATGAACAACTGGAATACTTAAAAAGACAAGGTAAAGCCGTAGAAGCTAAACGTTTAGAACAACGAACCAACTACGACTTGGAAATGCTACAAGAGATGGGTTTTTGTCAAGGAATTGAGAACTATTCTAGACATTTGATCGGAAGACCTGCAGGAAGTAGACCTTATTGCTTAATTGACTACTTTCCAGATGATTATTTAATGGTAGTAGATGAATCTCATATGACTATCCCTCAAATCAGGGGTATGTATGCAGGGGATATGTCCCGGAAACAAAATCTTGTAGACCATGGGTTTCGGCTTCCATCAGCCCTTGACAATAGGCCGTTGAAATTTCAGGAATTTGAAAAAATGATCAATCAAAATATTTACGTTTCTGCTACACCAGGACCATACGAGAAAGAACATAGTGAAAGAATAGTGGAGCAGATAATCCGACCTACAGGTCTAGTTGACCCTGAAACAGAAGTTAGGCCTGTGAAAGGGCAAATAGATGATCTATATAGTGAAATTAATAAGCGAACAGACCGTAATGAGAGAGTTTTAGTGACAACATTAACTAAAAAGATGGCTGAAGATTTAACTGATTATTTGCGTGAAATGGGAATTAGAGTAAGATATATGCATTCAGAAATTGATACTTTGGAGAGAATGGAAATAATTCGTGATTTGAGACTTGGTAAATTCGATGTACTTGTAGGTATTAACTTGCTAAGAGAAGGACTCGATCTACCAGAAGTAAGTCTAGTTGCCATTTTGGATGCAGACAAAGAAGGCTATTTAAGGGATGAAAGGTCTTTAATCCAAACTATGGGCCGGGCTGCCCGAAATGTAAACGGGCGAGTAATTATGTATGGGGATGCCATTACAGATTCCATGCGAAGAGCCATTGATGAAACTAATCGTAGGAGAGAAAAGCAGATTGAATTTAATGCGCGCCATAATATCACACCACAAACTGTTCAAAAGAAAGTACATGATGTAATTGAAGCTACTAGATCTGCAGAGGACGAAACTGAAGCTGCTACACCAGAAAACATTCAAGAAATGAGTGCCAAAGAACGTAAAGAGTTAATCGCTAAATTACAGGAAGAAATGAAACAGGCAGCGAAGGAATTAGAATTTGAAAAAGCAGCGGAATTAAGAGATTTAATCATGGAGTTAAAAACTGCTCAATAG
- a CDS encoding flavin reductase family protein — protein sequence MQKKVFDPGTYLFPVPAVMVSCAGGGQQNIITIAWTGTVNSKPPMVGISITPQRYSFDLIKETGEFVVNIPDDSLVKETDYCGCVSGRKVDKFKDTGLTSIPAKTISVPMIGEAPVNLECKVVAENELGSHHQFIGEVKKVHIANNLIDEQGKLDIYKGNLISFGGKAYYQPGKQIYGRGESMKQK from the coding sequence TTGCAAAAGAAAGTTTTTGACCCAGGTACCTATTTGTTCCCAGTTCCAGCTGTTATGGTGAGTTGTGCGGGAGGTGGTCAACAAAATATTATCACTATAGCTTGGACAGGAACTGTCAATTCCAAACCACCAATGGTAGGTATTTCAATTACACCCCAGCGATATTCCTTTGATCTAATTAAAGAAACCGGTGAATTTGTAGTAAACATCCCCGATGATAGTTTAGTGAAGGAAACTGATTATTGTGGTTGTGTTTCAGGCCGTAAGGTGGATAAATTCAAAGATACTGGTTTAACGTCAATTCCCGCAAAAACTATCTCAGTGCCCATGATAGGAGAAGCTCCTGTAAATTTGGAGTGTAAAGTAGTTGCAGAAAATGAATTAGGTAGTCATCACCAATTTATTGGTGAAGTTAAAAAAGTCCATATAGCCAATAATTTGATTGACGAACAAGGAAAACTGGATATTTACAAAGGTAATTTAATCAGCTTTGGAGGGAAAGCTTACTATCAACCGGGAAAACAAATTTACGGTCGTGGTGAATCAATGAAACAAAAATAA
- a CDS encoding tetratricopeptide repeat protein translates to MKIPQIKADSKDKLSSGGNLRRIRSELGLRQHEITGDLITRNLISLIENEKTPLYERNARLIAQSINQLNKQKGILAYIDAEDILNPEKYDAKKIADSHINLLKDRLDEGKLDIKDEEVSEIEKLFRRWNIPDKRAITYELLGDIYNKKGQSYEEYYFYSKALESLFALPLRFPNEYQLFLKLIVNRISNNSYSEALKLANLAFFQEQDIPSEYLGHFYYYLALCQEKLFQYEQALKNSEQALKFIDDRENLTEVYLLKGNCCTQLGNLDKALISYYKASDLIEEEEEAPQKLITIYFHLLQVYKTSNEQSKIENYLNKIRDIINRETELSDDTKADHFYKLSEFAYYLEDFNTYEQLLVKALDLSYNCEDSQITSSILARLIDHYYKSNALEKVDNLIVNYQDSIVKLSDEPSIQLLTRIILHYLNQNSTDKSKTILKQLFSE, encoded by the coding sequence ATGAAAATCCCACAAATTAAAGCCGATAGTAAAGACAAGCTTTCCTCTGGTGGAAACTTACGCCGGATCAGATCTGAATTGGGTTTAAGGCAACATGAAATAACGGGAGACTTAATAACTCGTAATTTAATTAGTTTAATCGAAAATGAAAAAACCCCTTTATACGAACGAAATGCCAGATTAATTGCTCAAAGCATTAATCAGCTAAACAAACAAAAAGGGATTTTGGCATATATTGACGCAGAAGATATTCTTAATCCTGAAAAATATGATGCTAAAAAAATAGCGGATAGCCACATAAATTTATTAAAAGATAGATTAGATGAAGGAAAGTTAGATATTAAAGATGAAGAAGTTTCCGAAATAGAAAAACTCTTTAGGCGCTGGAATATCCCAGATAAAAGAGCAATCACTTACGAATTGTTAGGAGATATTTATAATAAAAAAGGACAGTCCTATGAAGAATATTACTTTTACAGCAAAGCATTGGAAAGCTTATTTGCTTTGCCTCTCAGGTTCCCCAATGAATATCAGTTATTTTTAAAATTAATTGTTAATCGAATTAGTAATAATAGTTACTCTGAAGCACTAAAACTTGCTAATTTGGCTTTCTTTCAAGAACAGGATATTCCAAGTGAGTATTTAGGACATTTCTACTATTATCTGGCACTTTGTCAAGAAAAATTATTCCAGTATGAACAAGCTCTTAAAAACTCGGAACAAGCTCTAAAGTTTATTGACGACAGAGAAAACCTAACAGAAGTTTATTTACTTAAAGGAAATTGCTGTACACAACTAGGAAATCTAGACAAAGCTTTAATTTCTTATTACAAAGCCTCTGACTTGATTGAAGAAGAAGAAGAAGCTCCTCAAAAATTAATCACCATTTACTTTCATTTACTTCAGGTTTATAAAACCTCCAATGAACAAAGTAAAATTGAAAATTATCTCAATAAAATTAGGGATATAATCAATAGAGAAACCGAACTATCAGACGATACTAAAGCTGATCACTTCTATAAGCTCTCCGAATTTGCTTACTATTTAGAGGATTTTAATACCTATGAGCAGCTTTTAGTAAAAGCTTTAGATTTGAGTTATAACTGCGAAGATAGCCAAATCACTTCCTCTATCTTAGCCAGGTTAATTGATCACTACTATAAATCTAATGCTTTAGAAAAAGTTGACAATCTAATAGTTAATTATCAGGACAGTATCGTGAAATTATCCGATGAACCAAGTATTCAATTACTTACCCGTATAATATTACATTATTTGAATCAAAACAGCACTGATAAATCAAAAACTATTTTAAAGCAGTTATTCTCCGAGTAA
- a CDS encoding polymer-forming cytoskeletal protein yields the protein MRTKSRNLYMILAFLMLLIFVSTSAAAEEERVTRDDIIKFAGSLTVQQNEVITGDVFLFSGDAVIDGKVQGDVVVFAGNIEVNGEVLGDVTCFSGNIDKGDHGIIHGSQINLAEGLNFHGLRHNLPGLFQASPFWAVLGRGLQVMSLLGFLALGALITALTPDTVDSMGSYLKTNYLRAGLIGLIALIVVPFVSLILLLSIVGIPIIPLFLLAAFLAGFFGYLGIANLIGQKMVSAFRWSDSQILQAIIGIITLWLILQLPLINIVIWLVLAILSLGTIIDTKFGTMKPWFPKQVK from the coding sequence ATGAGAACGAAAAGTAGAAACCTTTACATGATATTAGCTTTTTTAATGCTGTTAATATTTGTTAGTACTTCAGCAGCTGCCGAAGAAGAAAGAGTCACTCGAGATGATATAATTAAATTCGCAGGTAGTTTAACTGTACAACAAAACGAAGTTATAACAGGTGATGTATTCCTATTTAGTGGCGATGCCGTTATTGATGGGAAAGTTCAAGGAGATGTGGTAGTTTTTGCTGGAAACATAGAGGTTAATGGAGAAGTCTTAGGAGATGTTACTTGCTTTAGCGGAAATATCGACAAAGGTGATCATGGAATTATCCACGGTAGTCAAATTAACTTGGCAGAGGGCTTAAACTTCCATGGACTAAGACATAATTTACCCGGATTATTTCAAGCTAGTCCTTTTTGGGCTGTTTTAGGACGCGGACTTCAAGTTATGAGCTTATTGGGATTTTTGGCATTAGGTGCCTTAATTACAGCATTAACCCCCGATACAGTAGACAGTATGGGAAGTTACCTAAAAACAAATTATTTAAGAGCAGGCTTAATAGGTTTAATTGCCTTAATAGTTGTACCTTTTGTCTCTCTGATTCTTCTATTATCGATTGTTGGTATTCCAATTATACCACTATTCTTACTCGCTGCCTTTCTAGCAGGATTTTTTGGATATCTAGGAATTGCTAATTTGATAGGACAGAAAATGGTATCAGCATTCAGATGGAGTGACTCCCAGATTTTACAGGCTATTATTGGTATAATTACATTATGGCTTATTTTGCAACTGCCATTAATAAATATTGTGATTTGGTTAGTTCTGGCAATACTTTCATTAGGTACAATTATAGATACAAAATTTGGTACTATGAAGCCTTGGTTCCCTAAACAAGTCAAATAA
- a CDS encoding bifunctional nuclease family protein — translation MFFIIQVKVKGIGTSQNGESYAVLLSDMEETKILPIVVGSYEAQGIISALKGQQPPRPMTYDLTKSMCDHLGGDIEKIVITEVKDDIFYANIYLSQDKTETFQIDSRPSDAIAMALRYEAPIYINFQLIEFTCDYEDLIDEQNDAR, via the coding sequence GTGTTTTTTATTATTCAAGTAAAAGTTAAAGGGATTGGTACCTCGCAAAATGGAGAAAGTTATGCAGTTCTGTTATCAGATATGGAAGAAACCAAAATATTACCAATAGTCGTTGGTTCTTACGAAGCACAAGGAATTATTTCCGCATTAAAAGGCCAACAACCACCTAGGCCTATGACTTATGATTTGACTAAGTCTATGTGTGATCACTTGGGAGGAGATATAGAGAAAATTGTAATTACAGAAGTAAAGGATGATATTTTTTACGCTAATATTTATCTCTCTCAAGATAAAACGGAAACTTTTCAGATTGATTCAAGGCCAAGTGATGCTATAGCTATGGCACTAAGGTATGAAGCTCCCATATATATTAACTTTCAACTGATTGAATTTACTTGTGATTACGAAGATTTAATAGATGAACAAAATGATGCTAGATAA
- a CDS encoding SurA N-terminal domain-containing protein, whose translation MSIKKVVLIALSALLLFVLTACGNDDEVVAIVNDQELKEEDLDRFKQQLIQMRQLYGMPVDEEDEEQMDELQKEAVEEMVTETVLLQKAEEEGITVDEELVENELEAIENQFESDEQMEEALDMYGLTSEDLESEIRNSYMIEELITGLVDEDDISQDDIEISEEELRERYEHEKSRATQNGEDEEDFPEFEDRKEELEQQLIDEAKQDKMQDEIINKIDELKEESEIEIKI comes from the coding sequence TTGAGTATAAAAAAGGTTGTATTAATTGCTTTATCTGCTTTGTTATTATTTGTTTTGACAGCTTGTGGCAATGATGATGAAGTTGTTGCCATTGTAAATGATCAAGAATTAAAGGAAGAAGATCTGGATAGATTTAAGCAGCAATTGATCCAAATGCGTCAACTGTACGGTATGCCAGTAGATGAAGAAGACGAAGAACAAATGGACGAACTTCAAAAAGAAGCTGTGGAAGAAATGGTTACAGAAACTGTATTGCTTCAAAAGGCAGAGGAAGAAGGGATCACTGTTGACGAAGAGTTAGTTGAAAATGAATTGGAAGCTATTGAAAATCAATTTGAGTCCGATGAACAAATGGAAGAAGCCCTGGATATGTACGGACTAACATCAGAAGACTTAGAATCTGAAATTAGAAACTCTTATATGATAGAAGAATTAATTACTGGGCTTGTAGATGAAGATGATATTTCCCAAGATGATATTGAAATATCTGAAGAAGAACTGAGAGAAAGATATGAACATGAAAAAAGCAGAGCCACACAAAACGGCGAAGATGAAGAGGACTTTCCTGAATTTGAAGATAGAAAAGAAGAGTTGGAGCAGCAATTGATCGATGAAGCCAAACAGGATAAAATGCAGGATGAAATAATCAATAAAATTGATGAATTGAAGGAGGAAAGTGAAATAGAGATAAAGATTTAA
- a CDS encoding quaternary amine ABC transporter ATP-binding protein, with protein sequence MSEKIKVKNLSKIFGPKPKSVLPLLEKNQSKEDILSKTGHTVGVNNVSFDVKEGETFVIMGLSGSGKSTLIRCLNLLNKPTTGEIYVNEDNILEFDKQKLRDFRQNQLSMVFQHFGLFTHRTVLENVEFGLEIKGASEQDRRELARKTLESVGLKGWEDKMPSELSGGMQQRVGLARALANDPEVLLMDEPFSALDPLIRREMQQELIDLQSNLKKTIVFITHDINEAFKIGDRVAVMKDGVFEQVGTPEEILDNPASEYIKDFVKDIDRSKVLQAKDVMFNPSAIININEGLKSAVREMQTNGISSVYVIDKNKQLLGIVSIDDAIDAIKENKFLRDVITDNYYTTDPEIYIHELIPVAKDSKYPIAVVNDNNELMGIIVRTSVLAALV encoded by the coding sequence ATGAGTGAAAAAATTAAAGTTAAAAATTTGTCAAAGATTTTCGGTCCTAAGCCAAAGTCAGTTTTACCCTTACTTGAAAAAAATCAGTCGAAAGAGGACATTCTTTCAAAAACTGGACATACAGTTGGTGTAAATAATGTTTCTTTTGATGTCAAAGAAGGAGAAACCTTTGTTATTATGGGATTGTCTGGTTCAGGTAAGTCTACATTAATCCGGTGTCTTAATTTATTAAATAAACCTACTACCGGAGAAATTTACGTAAACGAGGATAATATTCTAGAATTTGATAAACAAAAATTAAGGGATTTTAGACAGAATCAATTATCTATGGTTTTTCAACACTTTGGTTTATTTACTCATAGAACAGTACTAGAAAATGTAGAATTTGGTTTAGAAATTAAAGGTGCAAGTGAACAAGACAGAAGAGAATTAGCGAGAAAGACTCTTGAATCTGTCGGTTTAAAAGGCTGGGAGGATAAAATGCCCAGCGAATTGAGTGGCGGAATGCAGCAAAGGGTTGGGCTCGCCAGGGCTCTTGCCAATGACCCGGAAGTATTGCTGATGGATGAACCTTTTAGTGCACTAGATCCCCTTATTAGAAGAGAAATGCAGCAAGAACTGATTGACTTGCAATCAAATTTAAAAAAGACTATTGTATTCATAACTCATGATATCAATGAAGCTTTTAAAATAGGGGATAGGGTAGCAGTGATGAAAGATGGTGTTTTTGAACAAGTTGGTACACCAGAAGAAATCTTAGACAATCCTGCAAGTGAGTATATTAAGGATTTTGTCAAAGACATTGATCGTTCCAAAGTTCTACAAGCTAAAGATGTTATGTTCAATCCTTCGGCTATTATTAATATTAATGAAGGTTTGAAATCAGCTGTAAGAGAAATGCAGACAAACGGCATTTCAAGTGTATATGTGATTGATAAAAACAAGCAATTACTTGGTATTGTCAGTATTGATGATGCTATAGACGCAATTAAAGAAAATAAATTTCTAAGGGATGTTATAACTGATAATTACTATACTACTGATCCGGAGATATACATCCACGAATTAATACCTGTGGCTAAAGATAGTAAATATCCCATTGCAGTAGTTAATGATAACAATGAATTGATGGGAATTATTGTAAGGACATCGGTGTTGGCTGCTTTAGTATAA
- a CDS encoding ABC transporter permease, whose protein sequence is MREFPDITIEFGQYVESFVNWLDTNLEFLFDFIFYVILNLISNIEGFLIWLPWWLFVLFIFLLGWKLRTISSGVLFSVFLFVIGTFGLWVPMMETLAIIVTSVVISIVLGIPIGILMAYNRIMSVVITPILDGMQTMPSFVYLIPAIILFHMGTVPAVFATIIYAIPPVIRLTDLGIRKVSKEMVEAGKSFGASPVQLLAKVQIPQALPTILAGTNQTTMMALAMVVIAAMIGADGLGMEVYIAINRIDVARGVEAGLSIVFLAIIIDRLTQSIGDKFKYTE, encoded by the coding sequence ATGAGAGAATTTCCTGATATCACCATAGAATTTGGGCAATATGTAGAGAGTTTTGTCAACTGGCTAGATACAAATTTAGAGTTTTTATTTGATTTTATCTTTTATGTGATTCTCAATTTGATTTCTAATATTGAAGGTTTTTTGATTTGGCTACCTTGGTGGTTATTTGTATTATTTATATTTTTACTTGGTTGGAAATTAAGAACAATTTCTTCAGGAGTATTATTTTCCGTGTTTTTATTTGTGATCGGGACTTTTGGTCTTTGGGTACCTATGATGGAAACACTGGCTATTATAGTAACATCAGTTGTTATATCCATAGTTTTAGGTATACCCATTGGGATTTTAATGGCTTATAACCGTATTATGTCAGTTGTTATCACACCGATTTTAGATGGTATGCAGACTATGCCTAGCTTTGTTTACTTAATACCGGCTATAATTCTGTTTCATATGGGGACAGTTCCAGCAGTATTTGCCACTATAATATATGCTATTCCACCAGTAATCAGATTGACTGATTTAGGTATAAGGAAAGTATCAAAGGAAATGGTAGAAGCGGGTAAATCCTTTGGAGCTTCTCCGGTACAATTATTGGCCAAGGTACAAATACCCCAGGCCCTACCAACCATTTTAGCAGGTACTAATCAAACTACTATGATGGCACTAGCTATGGTAGTAATTGCAGCTATGATAGGGGCTGATGGACTAGGAATGGAAGTTTATATAGCAATCAACAGAATAGATGTAGCTCGGGGAGTAGAGGCTGGCCTTAGTATAGTATTTTTGGCCATTATAATAGACAGGCTCACCCAATCAATTGGGGATAAATTCAAATACACAGAGTAA
- a CDS encoding ABC transporter substrate-binding protein, with protein sequence MRVINSIIKKCVFAILFGMLVLGVTGCADSEAQDEVELTFADAGWESIRVHNYIAGIILEEGYGGYRQDIMSGSTPVTFTDLRGGGIDIYMEVWKENIQEEYNEALEKGEIQVLSINFDDNFQGLYVPTYVIEGDEDRGIDPIAPNLESVFDLPDYWEEFQDPEDPDKGRIIGAPSEWAVDEILEIKVETYGLDEHFNYVSPGSESTLNATIMDAYESGEPVVAYNWEPTWIMGKYDMTLLEEPEFDEEKYYEEGYGTEIPSMDVTVAVNSDLAEEHPEVVEFLENYETSSEVTSEALAYTEEADADERGAAKWFLREYEEIWTEWVNEEVAENVREYLQQ encoded by the coding sequence ATGAGAGTTATCAATAGTATTATCAAAAAATGTGTTTTTGCTATACTTTTTGGCATGTTAGTTTTGGGAGTAACCGGTTGTGCAGACAGCGAAGCTCAGGATGAGGTTGAACTAACTTTTGCAGATGCAGGATGGGAAAGTATTAGGGTACATAACTATATAGCAGGGATTATTTTGGAAGAAGGATATGGTGGATATAGACAAGATATAATGTCTGGATCTACACCGGTAACCTTTACTGATTTACGCGGTGGCGGAATTGACATTTACATGGAAGTGTGGAAAGAAAATATCCAAGAGGAGTACAATGAAGCCCTAGAAAAAGGTGAAATCCAGGTCCTGTCGATTAATTTTGATGACAACTTTCAAGGATTATATGTACCCACCTATGTTATAGAAGGTGATGAGGACCGGGGAATCGATCCTATTGCGCCTAATTTAGAGTCTGTGTTTGATTTACCTGATTATTGGGAAGAGTTTCAGGATCCGGAAGACCCGGATAAAGGCCGGATAATAGGGGCTCCCTCCGAATGGGCAGTAGATGAAATCCTTGAAATTAAGGTAGAAACTTACGGATTAGATGAACACTTTAATTATGTGAGTCCTGGTTCAGAATCTACGTTGAATGCAACTATAATGGATGCCTATGAAAGTGGCGAACCAGTTGTGGCGTATAACTGGGAACCTACATGGATTATGGGTAAATATGACATGACTTTATTAGAAGAACCAGAATTTGATGAGGAAAAATATTACGAAGAAGGATATGGAACTGAAATTCCTTCTATGGACGTTACAGTAGCAGTTAATTCTGATTTAGCAGAGGAACATCCCGAGGTAGTTGAGTTTTTGGAGAATTATGAGACTAGTAGTGAAGTAACAAGTGAAGCTTTGGCTTATACGGAAGAAGCTGATGCAGATGAACGAGGAGCAGCAAAATGGTTTTTAAGAGAATATGAAGAGATTTGGACTGAATGGGTTAATGAAGAAGTGGCTGAAAATGTTAGAGAATATTTACAGCAATAA
- the hisC gene encoding histidinol-phosphate transaminase — MGTKKTQFPQDSARKVLNEFSPYIPGKSLEEIKEKYGLDKVIKLASNENPHGPSPKAVKKLTDNKDIHLYPQKSYQNLQSKISQKLGTNPGQVIIGNGSDEIIKLLAAAFINPGEEGLMADITFPIYKMAVKELDGKVTHIPLKKYTHDIDQFIAQITDNTKLIFICNPNNPTGSIITHEEAEKLLSSVSKDTIVVFDEAYREYVTNPEFPKTEMLVDKYPNLIALRTFSKIYGLAALRVGYGIGSEKLIEVLHKVKLPFNVNELGLRAAQEALDDTEHLNYSKEQNDQGKKWLESKLKSSKFFSPVPSQANFLLVKTEFDAEKLAGELLKQGVIIREGTSFGMPDHFRITIGSKSDNEFFIEKLSNCEVNLK; from the coding sequence ATGGGAACCAAAAAAACACAATTTCCTCAAGATTCTGCCAGAAAGGTTTTAAATGAGTTTTCACCATATATACCCGGGAAAAGTTTAGAGGAAATTAAAGAAAAATACGGTTTGGATAAGGTGATTAAATTAGCCAGCAACGAAAACCCACACGGACCATCACCAAAAGCAGTAAAAAAACTAACCGATAACAAAGATATTCACTTGTATCCCCAGAAATCATATCAAAATTTACAGTCCAAGATATCACAAAAGCTTGGTACAAATCCTGGACAAGTAATTATTGGTAATGGTTCGGATGAAATTATTAAACTACTGGCTGCAGCTTTTATTAACCCTGGTGAAGAGGGGCTTATGGCTGATATTACTTTCCCTATATATAAAATGGCAGTGAAAGAACTTGATGGTAAAGTAACTCATATCCCCTTAAAAAAATATACCCACGATATTGATCAGTTTATTGCCCAAATAACAGATAACACAAAATTAATATTTATATGTAACCCAAATAACCCTACTGGTTCCATCATAACCCATGAAGAGGCCGAAAAATTATTAAGTAGTGTCAGTAAAGACACTATAGTAGTCTTTGATGAAGCATATCGAGAATATGTTACAAATCCTGAATTTCCAAAAACAGAAATGTTAGTAGATAAATATCCTAATTTAATTGCTTTAAGAACTTTTTCTAAAATTTACGGTTTAGCTGCTCTAAGAGTTGGTTACGGAATAGGTAGTGAGAAATTAATTGAAGTCCTTCACAAGGTTAAATTACCCTTTAATGTCAACGAACTAGGGTTAAGAGCTGCCCAAGAAGCACTAGATGATACAGAACATCTGAATTATAGTAAAGAACAAAATGATCAGGGTAAAAAATGGCTAGAATCCAAATTAAAGTCCAGTAAATTTTTCTCCCCAGTACCAAGTCAGGCCAATTTTTTACTTGTAAAGACTGAATTCGATGCAGAAAAGCTGGCCGGTGAATTATTGAAACAAGGTGTTATAATAAGGGAAGGAACTTCCTTTGGAATGCCGGACCATTTTCGGATTACAATAGGTTCAAAATCAGATAATGAGTTTTTCATAGAAAAATTAAGTAATTGCGAGGTGAATTTGAAATGA